The genomic region TCACGCCTTGGGCAATTTCTAGCAGGTAGCTACTTAGTTCGCCAGTCCGATAGCTGAGGGAGGATAAAACCTCTAAAACGCGCTGTTTTGGATGCCCAAAGGCTATATTGACTCCATCCTGCTGTGCTTCAGGCTGCACGATAATCGATCCTTAGCGACTCGAATCTTGATGAATAAAAGTATACTCTCTTGCCGTGAAAGCCAATTTAGCGGACGAAATATCTCGATATGAGAGATCGATGGAAACTCCTCAGCTACTTTTCATACACATATCAGCTTTTTACGTGAATTTTCTTAGTGTTTCATCATCTTTCGACCTATTTTATGAGCCACAATCAAGGCACCATCTCTGCCAGAAGCATCGATCGCCGTAAAGCAGCGAGAAAATATCAGACTTGGACGATCGCGGCTTTTCTGGTTTCCAAAACACTTTTGGAAAACCCTAACCACTTCGTCCTGATTAGTTTTGATGA from Chroococcidiopsis sp. SAG 2025 harbors:
- a CDS encoding glycoside hydrolase 100 family protein, with protein sequence MSHNQGTISARSIDRRKAARKYQTWTIAAFLVSKTLLENPNHFVLISFDEVPNVTSCVF